The Microbulbifer hydrolyticus genome has a segment encoding these proteins:
- the queA gene encoding tRNA preQ1(34) S-adenosylmethionine ribosyltransferase-isomerase QueA: MQRQDFYFDLPESLIAKAPTEERRGSRLLCLDGVSGDLAHRQFADLPDLVEPGDLLVFNDTRVIPARLFAQKPSGGKLEILIERVLDEYRALAHIRSSKSPKPGTDILLEDGTVLKMVARHDALFELEFPQEGALAVLDRLGHMPLPPYIDRADTDSDKERYQTVYSRNAGAVAAPTAGLHFDDEMIASLRDKGVDTAFVTLHVGAGTFQPVRVDDIHTHKMHTEILNVPESVCRAVAACKDRGGRVIAVGTTSVRALESAAASGELKPTQGETDIFIYPGYSFKVVDRLITNFHLPESTLLMLVSAFAGYRNTMRAYAAAVENKYRFFSYGDAMLIERNPAVDPAEVGSK; encoded by the coding sequence ATGCAACGCCAGGATTTCTATTTCGATTTACCGGAATCGCTGATTGCCAAAGCGCCTACCGAAGAGCGTCGGGGCAGCAGGTTGCTGTGCCTGGACGGCGTGAGTGGCGATTTGGCCCACCGCCAGTTCGCTGACCTGCCCGACCTCGTGGAACCAGGTGATCTGCTTGTATTCAATGATACGCGGGTGATCCCAGCGCGGCTTTTCGCGCAAAAGCCCAGCGGTGGAAAACTGGAGATATTGATCGAGCGGGTGCTGGATGAGTATCGCGCACTGGCGCATATCCGGTCGAGCAAGTCCCCCAAGCCCGGCACTGACATCCTGTTGGAAGATGGCACCGTATTGAAGATGGTTGCACGCCACGACGCCTTGTTTGAGCTGGAATTTCCTCAGGAAGGCGCGCTCGCAGTACTGGATCGCCTCGGGCATATGCCTTTGCCTCCATATATCGATCGCGCTGATACGGATAGCGACAAGGAGCGCTATCAGACGGTATATAGCCGCAACGCAGGAGCAGTTGCGGCTCCCACGGCGGGGCTGCATTTCGATGATGAGATGATTGCGTCACTCCGGGACAAAGGCGTTGATACGGCGTTTGTTACATTGCATGTGGGTGCCGGTACATTCCAGCCTGTCCGTGTGGATGACATCCATACCCACAAGATGCATACCGAAATCCTGAATGTGCCCGAGTCCGTGTGCCGCGCAGTCGCGGCGTGTAAAGACCGCGGGGGGCGGGTGATTGCCGTTGGCACAACCAGTGTCCGGGCTCTGGAAAGTGCGGCGGCGTCCGGTGAGCTGAAACCGACACAGGGCGAAACGGATATATTCATCTATCCCGGCTATTCCTTCAAAGTGGTAGACCGTCTGATTACCAACTTCCATTTGCCAGAATCCACGCTACTTATGTTGGTGAGTGCCTTTGCCGGGTATCGCAATACCATGCGGGCCTACGCGGCGGCCGTGGAAAACAAATACCGGTTCTTCAGCTATGGCGATGCCATGCTGATCGAACGGAATCCGGCGGTAGATCCTGCCGAGGTCGGTA